GCTTTACCAGGTTTAAATGCAGGAACCTTACTTGCAGCGATTTCGATTTCTTCGCCAGTTTGAGGGTTACGCCCTTTACGAGCAGAACGCTCACGGACTTCAAAGTTACCAAAACCAATTAGTTGAACTTTGTCACCTTCTTGCAAGGATTGCATAATGTTATCAAAAACTGAGTCAACAGCTTTTGTCGCTTCTTTTTTAGAAAGCTCTGCAGATTCTGCAACAGCATTGATTAGATCTGTCTTGTTCATTCTGTTCACCTCCTCTCAAGAGAGATGGATAAATACATTCATTTACTTAATGACCAATATTTATACGTTGCAATGCACGTTTAGTACGTTTGCAAGCCCTATATTATACGAAGATGCGAAAGAATTCAATACGTTTAGCTCGATTTCAACGATTTTTCAATGTTTTTTACCTATTATCTGCTAAATGAGCGTTTTGTAAACGCTCTAAAGGTGACTTTTCTATTGTCTGTTAATTCAAGCAATTCAACACTTTAGATGGACAAATGTTAGATATACTCCAAAGTCGCTAACTCAGCATAACAACTCACTAAACTAGATAATACCCCTTTTCTCGGTTTTTCTAAACCACTTAACGTAAAAAACCGACTCCATGTATTGGAGTCGGTTTTGTTATAATATAATCGCAATTAAACCGCCGGATCCTTCGTTAATAATGCGTTCGAGCGTTTCTTTTAATTTATAACGAGCATTTTCAGGCATTAAACCAAGTTTTGCCTGAATCCCCTCTCTCACGATAGAATTCAGGGAACGACCGAAAATATCTGAATTCCATATTGAAAGCGGATCTTCTTCAAAATCTTGCATTAAATAACGAACAAGCTCTTCGCTCTGCTTTTCCGTTCCAATGATTGGTGCGAACTCCGATTCTACGTCTACTTTAATCATATGAATAGATGGGGCAACTGCTTTCAACCTGACACCAAACCTTGACCCTTGACGAATGATTTCAGGCTCATCGAGGCTCATATCTTCAATCGCTGGCGCTGCAATACCATAGCCAGTTTGTTTAACCATCCGAAGAGCGTCTGAGACGTGATCATACTCAGCTTTTGCAAATGCAAACTCCTGCATAAGTTGGAGGAGATGATCCTTTCCTCGAATTTCAACACCAACAACCTCTTTTAGAATTTGATCGTATAGATCTTCTGGAGCATAAAGATCAATTTCCGCTATTCCTTGCCCCATTTCAATTCCTGCTAAACGAGCATCCTGAATAAATTCAAATTCCTCAAACTGACCTACGACACGATCAACATCCCTAAGACGCTTAATGTCTTTAACAGTCTCTCTAACGGATTCTTCATAACTCTGTCGCAACCAATGATCTTGATGGAGAACCATTACCCAACTTGGTAAGTTCACATTAACTTCTAGAACCGGAAATTCGTAAAGCACTTCTCTCATGACATTGTTAATATCATGCTCCGTCATAGTCTCTACGCTAAGAGAAATAACAGGAATATCATATTTATTACAAAGGTCTCCTCTTAATGCCTCCGTTTGTGGATGGTGTGGGTGGGCAGAATTGACAATCATAATAAATGGCTTACCTACTTCTTTTAATTCCTCCACGACTCTTTCCTCAGATTCAAGGTAGTCGTGTCTTGGGATCTCCCCAATGGATCCATCAGTCGTTATCACGACGCCAAGCGTGGAATGTTCTTGAATTACTTTTCTTGTACCAATTTCAGCTGCTTCTTGAAACGGTATCGGCTCTTCATACCATGGTGTATTGATCATTCTTGGCCCATCTTCATCTTCGTATCCCTTAGCTCCAGGCACTGCATATCCGACGCAATCGACAAGTCTAACATTAACATCAAGACCATCTTCCACATGAATTTGAACGGCGTGATTTGGTACAAATTTAGGCTCAGTCGTCATAATGGTACGGCCAGCAGAACTTTGGGGTAGTTCATCCAGTGCCCTCGTTCGATCAGAATCACTTTCCATATTGGGCAGGACGATTAGTTCCATGAACTTTTTAATAAATGTTGATTTCCCTGTTCGAACAGAACCTACGACTCCAAGGTATATATCTCCCCCTGTACGCTCTGCGATATCTTTGAAGATATCTACTCTCTCCACGTGATCGCCTCCTGAATTCCGTCTCATTGGACGAAATGATTCACTCCAGACCGCAGACTTTCTTGAACACTACCATTCTATGATGTTGTCCAATAAATATGACAGTTCACAGTAAAAGGATTTGATGCTTTAAGTAAACTTTTCGTCCTCTATTGAATAAGCCCATAAAAAAGTCCCTCCTCTTTTTAATAGTTGTATTGCTAAAGAGGAGGGAAAATACCTATTTCACTAAAAAAACAGCTTTATCATTTTCAATTGTATACGCAACAGAAGCAACAGGAACATAAAACGAATTGTCTGCTAACAAATCTCGGATATCATCGCCCTTTTCATAGCTGTGATCTGGATTACTTTCGATTGCCTTCGTAAGGTCGCTAGAGTAATTAATATGTACATCACCTTTTTCATCTAAGAAAAATGGAAGTTGTTCATTTGTAAATGGACTTTTAACAGTCGGCTCTTCATCCATCCCCATCGCATCGTAATCGATGGAATACCGGTCTTTTGCAAGAACATCTTTGAATGGTGGATAGTTCTTTTTCCTTCTATAATCATTAATACGTAGCTGAAGATCTTTTACTTTTTCAATAGTGACTAAATCAATTAATCTTACTGTAGGCTCTTCTTCTACATGGATAAGTACATATTGAAACACCCCACCACTTTCAAATGAATTCCCAGGTGCTTGCTGTAAGAAAGCGGGCACTAATTTCTTGAAGTCAACTGGATACTTCTGATAGATTGGTGTTTCCTGATCTCTTGTTTTGATAGGAAGAATGGACTTATTTTCTTGGAATTGCTCTACTGCTGTTTGAACAGATTGAATTTGGTCTGTATAAGGAATTTGATTCTCGTTTTTTTGACTCTCTGGATACAGGCATCCTGACAGTAGAGTAACAAGGCATGTCCATAATACAGCTTTAGTAGCTAAACGTTTCATTACACTCATTCCTTAGTTAGAAATTTACTCATTTAGTTAGTAGGTCCAGTAAACACGACGAGAAGCATGAGTACCCCCGCAACGAACATACACATATATGCAAAAGTTGACACAAGCACTCGGAAAATACCTTTAAGCTTCGTGCGACTTAGCATGATCGCCATAACAGCTATAAACATTAGTCCTAGTGCCGAAAGTGCTACCCACATCTTAATTAACGCTGGTGACATTTTAATCCCCCTAATATGACAAATCTAGTTTGCACTGCCCACCATTATATCAAATCTTTACTCCATTTACCTCTAAAGGTTTCAACAATTCAATGGTTCTACTTAATTAAAGCTCTTAAAACATGCCAGCGTACTTCATTTAAAAGGTAACGCTTCCATAAATGACAAATAAAAAGCTGAAGAAAGGGGCTTTTCTTCAGCTTTGACTATTCTAATTTCTTAAAGAAGTATGCTTCTGCACATTGATGGTTCATTATTAGTATATGGTCTTACATCGAAGGCGGTATCGTTGATTAGCCTAAGTTTCTACTAATTTCTTTATTTTTGACTGAAAATTTTTGCAATAGCAGACAAATCGAACGGCATATTCTTATTTACGATTGCCTTTACGATTCGATCTTCTTTTTCTTTTGTGACATTTACGTTAGCAACGCGTGCAACATTCGCAATTAATTTACGCACTGTTTTCTCATCAGTAAAATCTGCTCCCTGAACGGAATTAGCTAACTTAAAAATGTCTTCCTTTTTCACATTGGTTTTCTTTTCTATGTTATCGAACAGATCGCTCACGCAGTTTCCTCCTTACCATTAACGTTCAACATAGTGTATGCAAGGAGGAATACTTCGTGCTACGCCTATTTAGAGTTCTTTCGGATTCAATTCAAAACGGTCCGCAAGCAATGACGTTAGATCTTCTGTTTCATGAGTTCGAAGCCTACCCATCAGTTGATCTACCCCATCTTTCGCATCTTTGTTATTAAATAGCACTTCAAATAACACAGATGTTATAGGCATTTCTACGTTCTGTTTTTGTGCGAGATAATAAGCAGCCTTCGTAGTCCGAACACCTTCTACTACCATCCCCATATTTTCGAGAACCTCATCTAGATTATTTCCTTTTCCGAGAAGATTTCCGGCTCTCCAGTTACGACTATGTACACTTGTACACGTAACTACAAGGTCTCCTATACCTGTCAATCCCATAAAAGTAAGTGGATTTGCACCCATAGCTGCACCAAGGCGAGCAATTTCAGCTAAGCCTCTTGTGATGAGGGCAGCTTTCGCATTATCACCATAGCCGAGTCCATCAGATAAACCTGCCCCTAGAGCAATGATATTCTTTAATGCACCACCAAGCTCAACACCAATGATGTCATGATTAGTATATACTCTAAAATTCGAGTTAATGAAAAGATCCTGAACATACTCAGCTTGAGTCATTGATTTAGAAGAGGCCGTTACTGTCGTCGGGTGACGAAGACTCACTTCTTCTGCATGACTCGGCCCAGATAAAACGACAACCGATTTTCTTAAATCCTCTGGGATTTCTTCTTCAATCACCTCTGAAATGCGCTTGGATGTTTCTGGTTCAATTCCCTTACTAGCATGAATGAGCGTAACCGGCGTTGATAGGTATGTCTTAAGTTCAGGAAGAACCTCTCTAAGCGCTTTAGTTGGTGTAACAAGTAAGATAGCTTCAGCATCTTTCACGCTCTCTTCAAGGGAACTGGTAGCCCTAATCCCCTCAGGTAATTCTATACCAGGAAGGTACTTCTCATTCGTATGCTTCTCATTCACTTCATTTGCAAGATCTGTTCTTCTTGCCCATAATGTCACATCATGTTGATTATCTGCTAGTACAATTGCAAGGGCTGTCCCCCAGCTCCCTGCACCTACAACTGATATTTTCGCCATTGAACTTCCTCCTTACTGCTCGACCTTTTGACCGAGCTTGCTTTCAGTACCAGAGAACAGTCGTTTTACATTTGTACGATGTCTCCAGACAGAAAGAATCGCTAGAATGGTCCCTAACAAAATATATGAAGCTGGATTCCCTCCAAGTAAGAAAATAAACGCTGGAGTTAATACTACAAAAATCAATGAACCAAGAGAAACAAATCTCGTTACTACAATGGCAATAATAGCGATGATACCAGCATAAAGTGCTGGTAAAAACGCAATTGTTGCGAATACTCCTATCGTAGTAGCAACGCCTTTCCCTCCGCGGAATCCAAAAAAGATTGGCCAGTTATGACCTAAGATAGCACAAATTCCCGCAAGGAAAGGAACGATTGGTTCACTAGTGAACCAATACCCTAACCAGACGGCAAGTATGCCTTTTATTACATCAAGTGCAAGAACAGCAATCGCTGGGCCAGTCCCTAGCACTCGAAGTGTATTTGTCGCTCCTGCATTGCCACTTCCGTGATCTCTAATATCTATTTTCTTCACGACTTTTGCAATTAAATAACTAAAACTAATTGATCCAAGCAAGTAAGCAGCAATGCAAATCAGGATCGCGATCATCTCATTTCCCCCTTTGTATTAGCAAGGTTCCCCCGAATGAAACAAGCTTAATTATTCGCTTTTTCTACGTGCAAGAATTCGTAAAGGAGTCCCCTGGAAACCAAATGTTTCACGAATACGATTCTCTAAAAAGCGTTTGTAAGAGAAATGAAGCAGTTCCGGATCATTAACAAATAATACGATGGTAGGCGGTTTAACAGCCACTTGCGTCGCATAGTTAATTTTCAATCGCTTCCCATTGTCTGTTGGTGTTGGATTCATTGCAACGGAATCCATAATTAACTCATTCAAAACATTCGTTTTCACACGAAGGGCATGGTTATCAGCTACAGTGTTAACAACTGGTAACAATGTATGAAGACGCTGCTTTGTTTTGGCAGATAAGAACACAATCGGTGCATAGCTAAGGAATAAGAAATGATCACGAATTTTTTGTTCAAATTCTCTCATCGTCTTATCGTCTTTCTCAACTGCGTCCCATTTGTTTACGACAATTACAATGGCTTTACCAGCTTCATGAGCATACCCTGCCACTTTTTTGTCTTGCTCTATAATGCCTTCTTCTCCATCGATCACAACTAAAACGACGTCAGATCGTTCAATCCCACGCATTGCACGAAGAACGCTGTACTTCTCAGTCGTTTCATAAATCTTTCCACGCTTTCTCATGCCAGCAGTATCAATAATGACGTAATCCTGTTCATCACGAGTAAACATAGAGTCAATAGCATCGCGAGTTGTACCAGCAATATCACTTACAATCACTCGCTCTTCTCCTAAAATCGTATTAACAAGCGATGATTTCCCAACATTCGGACGACCAATTAACGAGAATTTAATCGTTCCTTCGTCATATTCTTCTTCTGCTACTTCAGGGAATGATTTAAAGACTTCATCTAAAAGATCACCTAATCCAAGACCATGTGAACCTGAAATACCAAATGGAGTTCCAAATCCTAAAGCATAGAAATCATAAATCAACGTTTGCTGTTCAGGATTATCTACTTTATTTACAGCTAATACAACAGGTTTATTGGAACGATAAAGAATTTTTGCAACCTCTTCATCCGCATTCGAGATGCCATCTCTTCCGTTAACCATGAAAATAATAACGTCCGCTTCGTCTATTGCAATTTCTGCCTGATAACGAATTTGAGAAAGAAATGGTTCGTCACCTATTTCAATACCACCTGTATCTATGATATTAAATTCACGATTCAGCCATTCACCTTTGCTATAAATACGATCTCTTGTTACTCCTGGAGTATCTTCTACAATCGATACTCTTTCTCCTACTATACGATTAAAAATGGTCGATTTCCCAACATTCGGTCGACCTACTATTGCGACAACTGGTTTTGTCATTTTATGCACGCCCTTTCTAAAAGACTATCTAAGCTTGAAACCAGAAAGTCGTGGACAAACTTTCCAGGAGTTCATTGTAAAAAACCCTCCTCTATAAGAAGGGCATAGTCTTCGATAGCTTTTATATCTTATCAAAAAAGCAACCAATGAACAACAGACGATCAAATGAAACTTGGTAACTTCTCTTCGAAAACTTGCTAATGCTTCACAATAATATAAACACCATTGCTCAATTTATGAGCAATTCCATCTAGTATAGCTTCCAGGTCAGCGGCTACGCCGTCCATTTCATCTTGAGATTCACATACAAACACATTGGCTCCTACAGGGGCCTGATCTAATGATAGTGTAACAGTTGCAAGTATCGCTTTCTCAATAGTCATGATGAGTCACTTCCTTTTTTCTTCGTTTCCGTAGGCATCCTTATCGCATTTTCAAGAGTTGGTACTTGAGAAATGACTTTCATGGCAAGATCCACGCTTTTATTTTGAGGTAGAATAAAAACTCCAATTCGACCATCGTCTAAATCGCGTTTAATTAATGGAACTAATGCAGGCGTTCCTGAATCCCGGTATACTCCAAGAGATATAGCAAGGTCATGAAGGATGGCTTGTCTTTGTCCGAGGTTACCAATCGTCATTCGCGCATCAAAATTCTTTGGAGAAATCGTAAATCCAAGTCCATGTTCTAAAATTTCTTTTTGTCTTGCTGGTATGCCAATATTCATAATATAGATGTTGTCAACGTATAGCCCTGCACCTTCAAATCTAACTTCTTTTTGTTCAATATTCGCAATTTTTCCGAGTTTACTTCCAGTCATGTATTTTTTGGCTACTAGAAAAGCAAGAAATGCAGCAACTAATCCAGCCCACACATTTATTGCAAGATAAGCAAATGACGTGACAAATGAAATGAAAATGACTAAATAATTTCTCCCTTCAAAGGTTACAGCTATTCCTTCTATATAGGACGCTCCACGAGGGACAAGCTCTAGTGAATCCATTTCAGTTAATGTTTTTCTTTCCATATTGCGCACTTCCCGAAATTGCGATGCAGCTAGGGTTAGGAAGGTCACCGCTGTAAATTCTTGCTCCATAATTGATGGAACGACGAGCGCTCCGAGTGAAGCTGCAATAAAACCAAGCGCGAGATGTATAATCATTCCATGTGGATAAGTAGGGTATTGCCTATAATCTGTTCGAAACATATAAATTCTCGCAAGCGTACCGGCTATCACGCCAAATAGAATTGGTATTGTATACTCATTCATGAATATCCCCGTCTTTCTTGATGTTTTTTGACAGTTTTCTCTAGATGAACTGTTAATTTCACGAAGGAGGACCAGATCCATGTTGCCATAATCGAAATGGCCATTACATCGAAGGAAGCTAACTCGCCAGCAGTTCGCTCAAACCCCATTCCTCGAAAAATTATTGTTAATATAACCTCACCATGAACGATACTAAGAATTAATAACGAACATCTCTCTGCAAAACCATTCAGTGTTAGATGAATAATAATAAAAAGAATTGCGGCAACCGACCACTTCGTATACAAGTAAGTAAAAACAGGATCATATATGGCAAACAGCTGAATCGAAGTATAAGCTGCTGTTAACATAATGAGTAATATCATGGCGTAAACCGTTCTTACACCGTTCTTTATCCAGAGGAGATATCCACAAACATAGGCAAGCACCAGTAAAACAGCTACAGAAATACCCATCAGGGTGACGGTTTTATTCACGACACATATTGCCACTAACAATAAGAACGCTGACCCAGTCCTTTCTAAAGATGGCTTTTGAAAAAAGACCGTGATGACAACTCCCATCCATACAAACCAAATAAAAATCGCCCCATCCACTCCGTTACCTCCTCTCATTATGATCAGTATGGGACGTTTTCATGAGAGATAGACTTAAAAATTGTAAATGAATAACTTTCGAAGATTTTTTTCATGATAAGAAAAGGTACAGTTGAAGGGAGGCTAAATGATGGGAAAAGATCGACAGGAAAGAAAACTTAAGAAATCGAAACGAGTAGAGTCTGATCGTGATCAGTCGCTTTCGCATAATGGAGCAGCAATGCTTGAAGGACCAGACCAAGCTCGAAAACGAAATGGACAGAATTAATACGTTTCCTTCTAGCTAGAAAATCAAAAAAATCCTCTCTGCATGAATGCAGAGAGGATTTCATTTACTTATTTGTACTTTTTAAGCTGATCACCGATCATATCTCCAAGAGAGAATGGCGAGTTGCCGTCACTTTCTTTTTGATATTCTTCAACTTCATTTGATACTTGTTCAGTTTCGAGGACTTTGATGCTTAATGAGATTCTCTTTTCATCAAGATTAACATCCAAAATCTTCACTCGAACTGTTTCTCCCTCTGAAAGAACTTCTTGAGGAGTTCCTATATGCTTGTTCGAGATTTCAGAAATATGAACAAGCCCTTCTACACCCGGAGCAACTTCTACGAATGCACCGAAGCTAACTAAACGCTTCACTGTGCCTTCGATTTCATCTCCAGCACTAAGTTTTCCTTTTACTTCTTCCCACGGTCCTGGGAGTGTTTCTTTAATGGATAGTGAAATACGTTCGTTGTCACGATCAACAGAAAGAATTTTAACATTCACTTGTTGACCTTCTGTTACAACTTCAGATGGGGTTTCAACACGATGATGAGCCATCTGAGAAATATGAACGAGGCCATCCACTCCACCGATATCTACAAAAGCACCGAAATCAGTTAAACGTTGAACTGTCCCTTTGACAACTTGTCCTGCTTGAAGAGATGCTAGCGTTTCTTGTTTCTTATGATCCGCCTCTTGCTCAAGAACAGCACGATGTGACAGGATCACTTTTGCTTTCTCTGGATCAAATTCCACAATCTTAACGCTCAGGTTTTTGCCTTTGTAATCTGAGAAATCTTCAACATAATGTCTTTCTACAAGAGAAGCCGGGATAAATCCGCGAACACCAAGGTCAACCACAAGGCCGCCCTTAACTACGTCTGCAATTTCAACATCAAATGCAACGGAGTTTTCATACTTCTCCTGTAGAGCATCCCAGGCTTGATCAGCTTCGACTGCTTTCTTAGAAAGCACTAGCTCATCTTCAGAAACTTTGATTACTTTAACTTCTATTTCATCACCTTCTGAGAGCACGTCGCTAACCTTTTCGACGTGAAGGCTTGACAGTTCGCTGATTGGCAGCACTCCATCAACTTTAAAACCTACATCTACTGATGCATGTTTTTCTTCAACCTTGGAGATCTTACCTGTCACCACTTCTCCAATTTCGAATGATTTGAACTCAGTCATTTCCTGATTCATCTCTTCACCCATTGACAAACTCCTCCTTCAATCCAAAAGAAATAAAACTTTTCGATATGATTTATAAAAGTCTTCCACTTTTAGCGAAAGAAATTTATTGAAAAGTTAAGCACCCTTTCCTCTAACTTTCACTAAAAATGACGGATTTGTCAAGTATCCTGACACATTTATTTAAATTTTTTAACAATATCGAATTATTTATGATGAATTTCAATAAGATCTTGAATTTCTTTCATGATAGCCTGAGTGGCTTTTTTAGCTGCTCCCTGTTCTTCACGAAGCGGCGATAAGTCAACTGGTTTTCCGTACACGATTTTCAAGCGGCCAAACGGTTTATAAGATCCTTTAATTGCGCACGGTACGACCATCACTTCTGGACGTAAAGCAAAAAAACCTGCTCCAGAGAGCCCCTCGCCTAGTTTGCCATCTTTGCTTCTCGTACCTTCAGGAAACAAGCCGACAACACCGCCATCTTTCAAAAATTTCATTCCGCTTCTTAGAGCTTGTTTATCACTCATTCCTCGTTTTACCGGAAAAGCCCCAACCTTATGAATCAATTTACCTAGTACCGGAATGGTAAACAATTCTGATTTAGCCATAAAATGAACATCTCTAGGAAACATGGCACCTACTAGCGGCGGATCAAGGTTATTAATATGATTTGAGCAAAGAAGAATCCCTTTGTCTTTGGGTATATTCTCACGACCAACAACTGTTACACGATTGAATACCTTGAAATAAAAATGAAATAAGCCTTTTCCTACTCCGTATAAGCTCACTTGATCATGCCCTTTCTTTTGCTAATTGTAAAATTTGGTCCACTACTTCAGAAATTGTCATCTTCGTAGTATCAATTTCTATGGCATCGTCCGCTTTTACAAGAGGGGCTACTTCTCGCTCAGTGTCACGCTTATCTCTTAAAGCAATCTCATCCTTGATACGGTCATAATCCGCTTCAGTCCCGTTTCCAATAAGTTCATTATATCGTCGCGTGGCTCTTTCTTCTACAGAAGCACTTAAGAATACTTTAAGCTCTGACTCAGGAAGAACGTGTGTACCGATATCACGTCCATCCATTACAACGCCTCCACGATCAGCTAACATCTTTTGTCTCTTTACCATTTCTAATCTTACTTCACTTTGTCTTGCTACAAAGGAAACATTGTTCGTGACAGCATAAGAACGTATATCTGTTGTTACGTCCATGTTATCAACCAAGACAAGCTGTTCACTTTCACCAACTTGTAGGTCGATCACAGTATCATCTAGAAGTGCTTTAAGAAGAGGACCATTCTCTAAATCAATGTCCTTCTCAATAGCTTTATACGTTAATGCACGATACATTGCGCCTGTATCAATATAAAGGAAAGATAGGTTATCTGCTACTTTTCTTGCAACTGTACTCTTACCGGCTCCTGCTGGACCGTCAATTGCTATATTTATTCGCTTGTTCATATTATTATTGCCTCCAAATTCCATTCATCCATCCGAATTAGATCATATAAATGACAATTTAACGTACAAAAAAAGCAGGAGAACCTGCTTTCCTCAGTACGACCAAAATGTCATATTTATCATAACACAAGACATTTTATCGGTCTATTCACTATTGGCGTCTAATCAGGGGAGGCATATCCTTTAGCACACCTTCATAATAAATCGCTTTGCTTAGATAGATACGAAACTCTTCTTGAGTTAGAAGAACTTGAGAAATAATAAGAAAAACAAATTGAATGACGATGAGTTTTATTAATAATTGTTCCATTCTCGCCATACATTCGCTCCTCTCATAGGGTATCGTAATTCATTTCGGTACCGTCCATTTTTTCTACTCTTTCTTCTCTTTCGTTAGATGCGTTAATAAAAATGCGATACGTTTCATTATCAATCGTACCCATAAACTCATAGCATAATACTTCTTCTCCAAGATCGTTTCGAATGACACCTAATCCTTCTTCCATTATTTGAACATTTGGATTCACTTGTTCTAACGCTTGATCCCTGGAAATAGTTGGGGAGTCCAAAGTTCTTTCATGGTGATTTGTTAAATACTCTAAGGATTCATAGCCGGAAATATCCCCATTATCAAGCGCAACTTTAATATGAACAGCATCTGGATAAATTAAAACGTCTTCCTGATTGTATACAAAAGTAAATACACCTACTCGATCATATTGACTACTTTCTGAAATGCTCATATTTGTTATATCGTGCTCTTTTAGAAATGCTCTTGCTCGATCAGCGGCTTCATTTAGACTAAGCTTCTGATCTCCTATTTTTCTATCCATCAAAATCCAGATTGGTTTTGCCCCTTTTTTTGTAACATCTAGATTGATACTAGATTTCGTATCTGGCTCTTCAATTGATAAACTATAGGCTTTGTATTTTGACTTTTCCCCAGTAGTCGTTATATCAATGCTTGCTTTAGGATCAAGATCCAAAAAGTCAATTACATGTTCCTTTGCTTCTTTTTCAGTCAGTTTTTTCCCGACTATATTTTTGTCCAGGTTTTCTTTCTTTTCATTTAATTGAGTAATCTCAGGTCCCCAGTTTACTTCACTATACCCTTCCACTTGTTTATCAACTGTTTTAAATCCATCAATAATCGTGTTATCTTCAGCCTGTGTTTCTGAAGCTAGAGCAAGCTCCACATCCATCCAACGTAAGTTATGATCAATGACCATCGCCTGCACTTTTCTCAGTTCATTTTTAATATCGGTGGAATGACTATGCAATTCCTTCAATGTTTTATATTCTTCATCTGACAGAGGGTTTTCATCAAGATCACGTACAGCTACACGATAACTAAATGAGCCTATGTTTGTTAAAAATTCTTCCGTTTTAT
The sequence above is drawn from the Pseudalkalibacillus hwajinpoensis genome and encodes:
- a CDS encoding YpzI family protein, with the translated sequence MGKDRQERKLKKSKRVESDRDQSLSHNGAAMLEGPDQARKRNGQN
- the rpsA gene encoding 30S ribosomal protein S1: MGEEMNQEMTEFKSFEIGEVVTGKISKVEEKHASVDVGFKVDGVLPISELSSLHVEKVSDVLSEGDEIEVKVIKVSEDELVLSKKAVEADQAWDALQEKYENSVAFDVEIADVVKGGLVVDLGVRGFIPASLVERHYVEDFSDYKGKNLSVKIVEFDPEKAKVILSHRAVLEQEADHKKQETLASLQAGQVVKGTVQRLTDFGAFVDIGGVDGLVHISQMAHHRVETPSEVVTEGQQVNVKILSVDRDNERISLSIKETLPGPWEEVKGKLSAGDEIEGTVKRLVSFGAFVEVAPGVEGLVHISEISNKHIGTPQEVLSEGETVRVKILDVNLDEKRISLSIKVLETEQVSNEVEEYQKESDGNSPFSLGDMIGDQLKKYK
- a CDS encoding lysophospholipid acyltransferase family protein — translated: MSLYGVGKGLFHFYFKVFNRVTVVGRENIPKDKGILLCSNHINNLDPPLVGAMFPRDVHFMAKSELFTIPVLGKLIHKVGAFPVKRGMSDKQALRSGMKFLKDGGVVGLFPEGTRSKDGKLGEGLSGAGFFALRPEVMVVPCAIKGSYKPFGRLKIVYGKPVDLSPLREEQGAAKKATQAIMKEIQDLIEIHHK
- the cmk gene encoding (d)CMP kinase encodes the protein MNKRINIAIDGPAGAGKSTVARKVADNLSFLYIDTGAMYRALTYKAIEKDIDLENGPLLKALLDDTVIDLQVGESEQLVLVDNMDVTTDIRSYAVTNNVSFVARQSEVRLEMVKRQKMLADRGGVVMDGRDIGTHVLPESELKVFLSASVEERATRRYNELIGNGTEADYDRIKDEIALRDKRDTEREVAPLVKADDAIEIDTTKMTISEVVDQILQLAKERA
- a CDS encoding DUF5359 family protein; amino-acid sequence: MARMEQLLIKLIVIQFVFLIISQVLLTQEEFRIYLSKAIYYEGVLKDMPPLIRRQ
- the ypeB gene encoding germination protein YpeB, with the translated sequence MIRSILIGALAVGVAGTSYWGYKEHQEKNAVLINAENTYQRAFHDLNFHMDALEEKIGSTLAMNSRGSLSPALAEVWRLTSEAQNDVGQLPLTLMPFNKTEEFLTNIGSFSYRVAVRDLDENPLSDEEYKTLKELHSHSTDIKNELRKVQAMVIDHNLRWMDVELALASETQAEDNTIIDGFKTVDKQVEGYSEVNWGPEITQLNEKKENLDKNIVGKKLTEKEAKEHVIDFLDLDPKASIDITTTGEKSKYKAYSLSIEEPDTKSSINLDVTKKGAKPIWILMDRKIGDQKLSLNEAADRARAFLKEHDITNMSISESSQYDRVGVFTFVYNQEDVLIYPDAVHIKVALDNGDISGYESLEYLTNHHERTLDSPTISRDQALEQVNPNVQIMEEGLGVIRNDLGEEVLCYEFMGTIDNETYRIFINASNEREERVEKMDGTEMNYDTL